The Sneathiella sp. P13V-1 nucleotide sequence AGACACTCCTCAAACAGCTCGTCGAAATTCAGTATCGCCGAAATGACGCCAGCTTCACCCGCGGCACCTTCCGGGTGCGCGGCGACACTGTTGAAATTTTCCCGGCTCACTATGAAGACCGAGCGTGGCGCTTGTCTCTTTTCGGCGACGAGTTGGAAGACATAACCGAATTTGATCCCCTAACCGGAGAGAAGAGCGGAAAACTCAATGAGATTCGTGTCTACGCCAACAGTCACTATGTCACACCGAAGCCCACCCTTCGCCAAGCACAGATTAAAATCAAGGAAGAGCTGAAAGATCGACTGGCTGAGTTTGAAACCCAGAATAAACTTCTTGAAGCACAGAGGCTGGAGCAGCGCACCACATTTGATCTGGAAATGATGGAAGCGACAGGAAGTTGCGCGGGTATTGAAAATTACTCCCGTTATTTGTCCGGTCGTAATCCTGGCGATCCACCGCCAACTTTGTTTGAATATCTGCCCGACAATGCGGTCATCATGGTGGATGAAAGTCACGTAACGGTCAGTCAACTTGGCGCCATGTATAAAGGGGACGCAAGCCGGAAATCAACGCTGTCAGATTTCGGCTTCCGTCTGCCGTCATGTCGTGACAACCGCCCCCTCAAATTTGAAGAGTGGGACGCCATGCGCCCGCAAAGCATCTTTGTATCCGCAACCCCTGGGCAGTGGGAATTGGAACATACCGGTGGCGTTTTCGCAGAACAGGTTATTCGCCCAACTGGTCTTGTGGACCCTCCTTGCCTTATTCGTCCGGTTGAAAGTCAGGTTGATGACCTGATGGCAGAGTGCCGCGAATGTGCCGAAAAAGGGCAGCGGGTTCTGGTCACCACGCTTACCAAGAAAATGGCGGAAGACCTTACAGAATACTTCCATGAAAATGGGATCAAGGTTCGATATCTGCATTCTGACATTGATACGTTGGAGCGGATCGAAATCATTCGCGACCTGCGTCTTGGCACCTTTGATGTGCTTGTTGGCATTAACTTACTTCGGGAAGGTTTGGATATTCCGGAATGTGCCCTTGTTGCCATTCTGGATGCGGATAAAGAAGGATTTTTGAGATCTGAAACATCCCTAATCCAGACCATTGGCCGCGCCGCCCGAAACGCGGAAGGCCGGGTTATTCTCTATGCGGATAAAATCACCGGCAGCATGGACCGCGCCCTTAAAGAAACGCAGCGCCGCCGCGACAAACAGGAAGCCTATAATAAAGAGCATGGGATCACCCCGGCATCTGTTCGCAAAAACATCGACGACATCATGGAAAGCGTTTACGAGCAGGATCATGTTACTGTCGACACGGGCGTTGAAGGCGCGAAAACTATGGTTGGCAACAACCTCGCCTCTCATATCGAAGCGCTTGAAAAACAGATGAAGGAAGCTGCTGCAGATCTTGAATTTGAAGAAGCCGCCCGCCTTCGCGATGAAATTCAAAAACTACAAAACAAAGAGCTTGGCATTGGAAACGCCGGCAAAGGTCAACCCCTTGGTCGTTCGAAAGCCGGTCGCGCCGGAAGCGGTAAAGCCCTCAGCAGCCGAGGCACCCGATAAAAAACACATTTTGTTTTCATAAATGTTTTCGCGCTATTGTGGTGCGAAACATTTGAACGGGGACATCATGCGACAAAAATTTGGACTTTGGCTTCCGGTATTTCTGATCACGATTTTCTTTATGCTGTCGGCGCAAGTCGCCCTCGCGAAGGAACCTGATGCTTGCCCGGATTTGGCCTATGGCAAGGGCCGCCTTTTTGAGGTTCGCAAAGACAACCTCCCCGCCTCTTATATATTTGGCACCATGCATACCAATGACCCGAGAGTTCTGCAGATGCCCGGTATTATTATGCAGGCTTTTCAGGTAAGCCGCGTCATTTCAGTAGAGGTTTCCATCCGCGACAAAAAAATGCGCGAAGCAATGTCTTTAATGTTTTTACCTCATGGCGACCAATTACAAAACATTATCGGAAAGCCAAAATTTGATCGCTTGGCTGTCATGGCCAGAGATTACGATATCCCGAAACAGAATTTGGACCGCATGAAGCCCTGGGCAGCGGCAACCATTTTTTCTCAGCCCCCTGAACGAGTTAGAGCCAATATCGTTCTTGATCAGGAAATAGAAAAAATGGGCTTCAACAGAGGCAAGAAAATTGTCCCGCTGGAGACGATGTTGGAGCAAATGGGCCTTTTCAATAGCCTAAGCCCTGAACAGCAAATTGAGTTTCTGGATAGCGCCATCAATAACTATTCCGGCCTGCAAGGGGAAATCAGTCGCATTACCGATATGTATCTGAAAGGTGATACCGGGCCTCTTCTTTGTCACATTCGCACGACCATGACTGAATATAGTGCTGACCTCAGATCTTTCACCCTCGACCTTCTGATAACGGCGCGTAATCATGTGATGAAAGACCGTATGCAACCCCTGTTTAAAGAGGGGGCTTTTATCGCAATTGGCGCAGCACACCTGCCGGGGCAAGAGGGCGTATTGAACCTGCTTCACCAAGAAGGCTATCGTGTTAAGAGGCTTTTTTGACCCATATGCCTCAAAAAACGGGCAAAATATGTGAAAAAAAATGGATTAGCCCTTTTACAACATTTACCCCATGTCTATATACACACAGATCTGTATTCGAGCTTGAGGACACAATTGTCAGTATGATGAACGGACAAGGTATATATACGGCATGATGTATCTACAAGTTGCCGCCGGCTTGGTCATCTTGCTGGTCTGTGGCGAATTACTGGTCAGGGGATCCGTGGCCCTTGCTGAACGATTTAATATTTCCAAACTTGTCATTGGCTTTACTATTGTTGCCTTTGGCACATCTGCACCCGAACTTGTCGTGTGTATTCAGGCTGCGCTTGATGGCGCCTCTGGAATTTCAATTGGTAACGTGGTTGGCAGCAACATCGCCAATATCCTTCTGGTTCTCGGCGCTCCTGCCCTCATTTATCCCCTTACATATGACGAGCGTTCCGCGTTTCGTGACAGCCTGATTGTTGCGGGAGGTGCAGCTCTGTTCACAGCCTTCGCCTGGCTTGGGGTCATCGCGTTTTGGCAGGGATTTATTCTGACTGCAACATTGGCACTTGTCATTTATGCCGCCTATCGCCGGGCAAGAACAGAAGGTGATGACGCGGCCGATGAAGCCCTTGAAGAGTATGAAGAGAACATGCCGAAAACAGTATGGGTAAGTACTCTCTTTATTATTATAGGCCTGCTGGGCCTTACGGCTGGTGCCCGCCTTCTGGTCCATGGCGCTGTCGATATCGCGACGGAAGCGGGTGTCCCGGAAGAAATTATCGGCCTTACACTTGTGGCACTGGGCACGTCGCTTCCAGAACTTGCAACTTCCCTTATTGCAGCGTTTCGCCATCATGGGGATGTGGCGATTGGTAACGTCCTTGGATCAAACCTGTTCAACATCACCGGCATCATTGGCATTACCGCGATGATCCAGCCCATGGAAGCACCAGCCCAAATACTCAACTTTGATCTGATGATCATGCTGGCGGCCTCTGTTTTGCTGATTTTTCTTTTCTATGTCAAACAACCTATTGGACGTGTGATGGGCGCGCTGTTCCTGGCAGCCTATGTTGGGTATATTGCCTCTCAGTTCTTGGGGATGTCAGGTGTTCACTCAATGGCGATGCTGGCCAGTTGATCCCGTAATTTCTTTCCGGAGATTTTTGAAATGTCTGGTGATACTAAAAACGCACTCATTACAGGAGCGGGAAAACGTATAGGCCGTGCTATTGCCCTGCGGCTCGCCAAAGACGGTTGGAATATTGCCATCCATTACCGCAACTCGCAAAACGAGGCTGATGCTCTTCGCAGCGAAGTTGAAGCCTTAGGATCAAAGGCCGTTGCTATTCAGGCCGATCTGGAAGATGCCTCTCAAACCCGACGGTTATTTGAGCAAGCCGTAACGCAGTTCAAAACCGTTCACTGCCTCATAAATAATGCGTCTCTTTTCGAACCTGACGCGATCAGCAACGTTACCGATGATAGCTTCCATCAGCATATTAATGCCAACCTTTACGCGCCCTTGATATTGACACGTGAAATGGCAAAGCAGCGGAATAAACAACCCGAGCTAAAAGGAAATATCGTCAATATAGTCGATCAGCGGGTCCTTAACCTGAGGCCCGATTTTGTTTCCTATACTCTAAGTAAATCTGCGCTTTGGACACTCACACAAACATCAGCCATGGATCTTGCGCCGCATATCCGTGTAAATGCCATTGGGCCGGGACCAACCCTCCCCAACAGTCGGCAAAGTCAGGAATTATTTGAAAAACAGCTGCAAGGGATTCCCCTTCAAAAAGGACCGTGCCCGGATGAAATTGCCGAAGGTGTCCTTTTTCTGATAAACAGCAATTCTATTACCGGTGAATTTATTGCGATGGATGGCGGACAACATCTTCCCACATCCACCGCAGTTGAGGAATTTTAAGATGACGACATCAGATATGACAAATGTAACCCCGCTTCCAGGAGCAGAAGAAGCTGTTGCTACGCATCTGATATTCATTACCGATCTCGTTATCGACATGTCCATCGGGGTCTATGATCATGAAAAGACCATTACCCAACCTGTCCGCTTTAATATTGAAGTGACGGCGAGAGACAATATTGGGCCGCTTGATGATAATTACGAAAATGTTCTTTGCTACGAAGCCATTGCAAATGCAATCAAATCACTCGCAATACAAGAACATATCAATCTTGTTGAAACCCTTGCGGAGAAAGTTGCCGATATTTGCCTGAAAGCTGATCAAGCAGTTCAGGCAATTGTGAAAGTTGAAAAACTTGCCGCCATCAAGGAAGCCGCCAGTGTTGGTGTACAAATAACGAGAACAAAAGGATAACGTCTGGAGTTTTCTCTTATTTATTAACTTTTTGCGACTCAGGCGCCTAGTTGTACACAGAACCCTAAAGCAACAAAAAAAAGTGCCTTATTTATAAAAAAAAGTCGCATTTTTTGTAAGAGCCCCTGTTGACATTTAGTTTTATCAATAAAATCAACATGTTGCTAAATTGCACATTTTTTGGGCAGTTAGTAGAAAGTCTAGGTTTTGCCCCACATCGGGCCATTACTCAACTACTTACACACAAAGTTATCCACAGGTTCGGTGGATATTGTCAAATTTCTGTAAAACTTCAAAATGGAGCTTGAACAGGATCTCTAATGTTGCTTACTTCTAAAGAGGTTAGGCTTGATTGTTGAAAATAATTCTTCATGATCACCTGCAAGTAACCCCTGTGAATCGATAGTCTCATGACAGAATCAACACAAGAAAAACAAGAATCACCGTTCCAACGCGGGGCTGGTGTCATTACAAAATTTCTGAAGACACTTCCGCCTGCCCCGGGAGTATATCGGATGATCGATGAGAACGAGCAGATTCTCTATGTGGGTAAAGCCAAGAACCTCCGCAACAGGGTCAGCAGTTACACAAAGCCAACTGGCCAGTCGACGCGCATCATGCGGATGGTGTCCCTCACCCACGCCATGGAGTTTGTCAGAACCCACACAGAAGTAGAGGCTCTTCTTCTTGAAGCCAACCTCATCAAGAAACTGAAACCGCGATACAATATCATCCTAAGGGACGATAAATCATTTCCTTACATCTTGATCACCAGTGACCATAAATGGCCTCAGATAACGAAACATCGTGGGAAACGGAACAAAAAGGGTGAATATTTTGGTCCATTTGCTTCTGCGGGGGCCGTCAATGAAACACTCGCCACCTTCCAGCGCCTCTTCCCCTTGCGCTCCTGCAGTGATTCTGATTTCGAAACACGCACCCGCCCTTGCCTTCAATATCAGATCAAACGGTGCTCTGCCCCTTGTGTGGATCGGATTACAGAAGATGATTATCAGGCGGTTGTGCAGGAAGCTCGTGATTTTCTGTCTGGAAAAAGCCATGTCATTCAACAGGCACTTGCGGACAAAATGCACAAAGCCAGTGATGAACTGGATTTTGAACAGGCTGCCATTTATCGCGATCGCCTTAAAGCTATGGCACATATCCAATCCAAACAGACCATTAACCTGACAGATACGGTTGAAGTGGATGTGATCGCCGCTCACCAGGAAGGTGGTCAGACATGTGTGCAGGTCTTTTTTATCCGCTCTGGCCAGAATTTGGGGAACAGGGCCCACTATCCGTCGCATAACAAGGACATGTCTCCGGATGAGGTGCTTTCCGCCTTCATTGGTCAGTTCTATGACAGCCGTCCCGCGCCAAAGCAGATTTGGGTCAGCCATATTCCTGAAGAAAGCGACTTGCTGTCAGAAGCCCTTTCGATTTCAGCCGGTCACAAAGTTCAGCTGATGAAGCCTCAGCGTGGTGACAAGAAAGAAATGCTGGATCACGCCATCATGAATGCCAAAGGCGCCCTGCAACGGAAGATGGCAGAAAACGCCTCACAGCTCAGACAGCTTAAAGCTGTTGGAGAGCTGTTTGAAATGGAGAAAATGCCGGAGCGCATTGAGGTCTACGATAATAGTCATATCTCAGGTACCCATCAGGTCGGCGCAATGATTGTTGCCACCAAAGAAGGGTTCGAGAAAAAAGGATATCGAAAATTCAACATCAAGGACAAAGACCTGGCCCCAGGGGATGACTATGGGATGATGCGTGAAGTTCTCACTCGACGTTTCAGCCGCCTTAAAAAAGAAGATCCCAATAAAATCGGTGAAGGATCCGGCTCGCGCGAACTATGGCCCGACCTTGTTCTCATTGACGGCGGTGCAGGGCAACTCTCCGCCGCGGTAGAAACCTTTCAGAAACTAGAGATTGATGATGTTACTCTGGTTGGGATTGCGAAAGGCCCTGACCGTAATGCGGGACGGGAGCGGTTCTTCCTGCCGGGCAAACCTGCCTTTTCCATGCCGGAGAAAGACCCAACGCTTTATTTCCTGCAGCGTCTTCGGGATGAAGTTCACCATTTCGCCATCACATCTCACAGAGCCCGAAGATCTCAAGCTATCGGCAAGTCGCCATTGGACGATATTGAGGGTATTGGCGGAAAAAGAAAGAAGGCCCTGCTCAACAGATTTGGCTCCGCCAAAGGGGTCGCCGGGGCGGCTCTTGCTGATCTGGAACAGGTGGAGGGGATCTCTGAACGTCTGGCCCGTGTGATCTTTGACCATTTTCATGAGGAAAGATGATATGAGCGCTTCCTCTTGTCGGGGTGTCTGAATATACTCACCGCAATAAATGCGTCTGAGCCACAGGATACCCGGCATGTTATTTCGTTTGCCAAATTTGCTTACCCTTTCGCGGATTGCTGTTATTCCGCTTTTACTTGCCTCTTTCTACTTGCCGGGGGACGCATCAAGCTGGGTGCCGCTTGGCCTGTTTATCGCCGCGGGTATAACCGACTTCTTTGATGGATATCTTGCCAGACGCAACAAACAAACATCTAACCTCGGTCGTTTTCTAGACCCGGTCGCAGACAAGCTTCTCGTTTCAGCTGCTATTTTGTTTTTGGTGGGCGTTGATCGTATTCAAGGTTGGTCCCTTATCCCTGCTGTTATCATCCTTTGCAGGGAGATCATGGTATCGGGCTTAAGAGAATATCTCGCTGAACTCCGTGTTGGAATGCCGGTGAGCCGCCTTGCCAAATGGAAAACGGCGGCGCAGATTTTTTCACTGTGCTTTTTGCTGGGAGGCCCGGCGGTTCAGGAGAGCTTCGATGCCATGCTAGTTGGTCATGTTTTGCTCTGGCTTGCAGGCATTCTGACCATGTGGACGGGGTACGACTATTTGCGATTGGGTCTGCAACATATGATGAAAGAGGACGGCTAGAATTATGAAGATCGTTGGTATTTCCGGGTGGAGTGGAAATGGCAAAACAACTTTACTTGTTCAGGTAATACCGGCGCTCATCGCGCGCGGATATACGGTCTCATCAGTTAAGCACGCCCATCACAATTTCGATGTGGACACTCCTGGGAAAGACAGTTATCGGCACCGAGAAGCTGGTGCCAAAGAGGTTATGGTTGCCTCAGCTGCCCGCTGGGCGCTTATGCACGAAAACAGAGAAGAAGATGAGCCAGGTATATATGATCTCATCAAGCATATGACACCTGTTGATATTCTGCTCGTTGAAGGTTTCAAACGTGAAGATTTCCCCAAAATTGAAGTTTGGCGAGATGAAGGGAGAGGTGAGCCGCTACACCGGAATGACAAAACAGTGGTAGCAGTTGCCACTAACGATAAAAACCTTCAAACAAGTCTTCCTGTTCTGGATTTAGAAGATGCGGAATCAATTGCCGACTTTATTGTGGAGATTTTCCTGAAAGAGGATGTCACCAGATGACGCGTTTCCCGAATGATTGTTTTTCCGCCCCAGATGAGATGATTACGGTCGAAGAAGCCCGGTCACTTATCCAAATCTCGATAAAAACAATCGTTGATGAAGAGACTATTTTGCTCCCCAACGCGTGTGGTCGGATTCTATCTTCTGATATCCAATCGCCCGTCACGTTACCCCCAAAAGATAATTCAGCGGTAGATGGGTATGCTTTCAATTTCTCTGATTATGAAAACGCCCCCGCTGCATCACTGAAAGTAATGGGCCGCAGTGCCGCGGGCGTCCCCTTCGATGGCGATTATGAAAAAGAAAGTTGCGTCAAAATCTTCACCGGCGCCCTGTTACCTGAGGGTTATGACAGTGTCGCCATGATCGAAGATGTGATCGAAACAGCACAAGGAGTTGTTTTGCCAAGCGGTTTGGCGCTGGGTTGCAACAGGCGACGTGCTGGTGAGGATGTTAAAACCGGGGACATGGTTCTGAAAGCTGGAACCCGTATCCGCCCTCAGGAAATTGCAAGGTTGGCGTCCCTTGGTTTCAATGAAATCCCGGTTTTTGCCAAGTTAAAAGTCGGCCTGTTCTCTAACGGGGATGAATTGAATGATCCTGGAGAAGATCTTCCCTTCGGTGGAATCTATGACAGCAACAGATATCTTCTGAAGGCTCTGTTTGAAAAATTTGGATGCGAAATCGTCGACTATGGAATCGTAAAGGATCAACTTCCTCTCATTCGTGGCGCCCTTCGAAAAGCGTCTGAAGAATGCGACATGGTCATTTCTTCCGCAGGTGTTTCCATGGGAGATGAAGACCATGTTAAACAGGCTGTTGAAGAATTGGGCACGCTTGATTTTTGGCGTGTGGCAATCAAGCCCGGTCGGCCTATAGCTCTTGGCACAATCAATAATACAGTTTTCTTGGGTCTGCCCGGCAACCCCGTTGCTGCCATGGTTTGCGCCATGCAGTTTGGAACAGCTATCGCAGCCCATCTATCGGGACATAAGAGTTTTAATGGTCTTACACCGCTTCTCGTACCTGCAGCTTTTTCAATGAAGAAAAAACCCGGTCGCCGTGAATGGCTCCGCGGTAAATATACCTTGGATAAACAAACAGGTCCAAGGGTGGAGAAATATTATTCTACAGGATCAGGGCTCATTTCATCGCTTTCTTGGTCTAATGGTCTTATTGAAATCTGCGAAGATGTTACCGAAATTAAAGAAGGTGATTTGATACGCTTTCTACCTTACGGAGGTCTGTTTGAATGAAAATTCTATATTTTGCGTGGCTTAGATCTTCGCTTGGCAAATCAGAAGAAACAATCACACTTCCCGAAGAAGTGACCCACTTAAACGATCTGGTTGATTGGCTAAAAAAACGCGGACCGGAGTTTGAAAAAGCGTTTTCCGATATGAGCACTGTGAGAATAGCGCTCAACCAGGAATATGTTACAGACAATCCTGTCTTAAATGGTGATGAAGAAATTGCCTTCTTCCCTCCAGTAACAGGAGGTTAGCCTATGATTATTGTTCAGGAGGCGCCCTTTGATACAGGGGAGCAAATCCGGAATATATCCGAAGGAAAAACAGACATCGGCGCGATTGTCAGTTTCACAGGTCTGGTGCGTGATTTTAACGAAGGCAAAGGTGTCGGTGCACTGACACTAGAACATTACCCAGGTATGACAGAAAAGCAGCTTGAGAAAATTGAAGCGGAAGCGCGCTCCCGTTGGGAATTAAACGACTGCCTTGTCATCCATCGTTATGGTCGGATGGAAGTAAGTGAGCCGATCGTCCTTGTCATCACAACATCCGCGCATCGCAAAGATGCGTTTGCAGCCGCAGAATTTTTAATGGACTGGCTGAAAACACAAGCACCCTTCTGGAAACTTGAAGAAGGTGACGATGGAAATTCATCCTGGGTGGAAGAGCGGCAAAGCGATGTGGATGCCGCTCAAAAGTGGGATCAGGCAGATTAATTCCTTGCCTGACGTTTCATAATCCATTCTGCCGCTTGACGATTTGCTTCGGCAATCTGAGCCTGCGTCATGTTTTTCGTCAAAATAGCATTCATGCCACGTGCGCTAGCCTTCCCGCGCGCCGCCGAAATAAGAGACCACTTCAGAGCTGAAATCTCAGTATTCGCCTGTGCGATCTCCGCTTTTGCCGCCGCATTATCCAAAGGCACAGAGTTTGCAGTAGAGATAATCTCTTTGACCACCTTTGCATCCATACCTCTTGAAATAACCGGCATACGCGTCTTTGGAGCTTCAACTGCTTTTGCAACAGTCTTAGGCTCAGCCACCGGTTTAGGGGTAGAAGCTGCAGGTTGGAGCTGCTGCGAGGTCGCTGATGGTTGCGCAACAGTTTTAGGCGGCGTCGCTGGTTGAGGTACTGGTTGGGCCGCAGGCGCAACAGATGCTACCGGTTTTGTTACGGCAGTCGTGGCCGCTGGCGCTGTGGTTTCAACAGGTGTCGCTGTCACTGGGGCAAGAGATGTCGACGCAATGGACGGACCTCCGCTAGCTTGCTGTTTACTTTTCAGTTGCTGCAGACGCAGCTTTGCCGCCGCCAATTTAAGCTGACGCTCCCGCTCTGCCTGTTCATTTGCAAGGCGCTCTTTCTCAGCGCGCGCGGCGTCATCGGCAACCCGTTGCTGTTTTGCCTGCTCCGCCGCACGTTGAGCGGCCAAAATCGCGGCTTGCCTACTTTGTTCTTTCACACGTTCTTCGCGTTTCGCGGCAGCATCACGCTGTGCAAGGAGCGCGCGTTGTTGATTAGCCCGGGCTTTTGCAGCTTGCTCCTCTGCTTTTTTACGTGCCTCTATCTGCTGTTCCCGTTGCGCCAGAATCTGCTTATACCGGACATCATCAAGGCCAATATTGGTTCGATACCATTTACCGAGAAGTTCAATTGCACGCTTGTTGCCTTCTTCAAGTTGAACTGAAGTCATAAGCGGTTTGATGCGACTGAGTGCCTGTTCTGCTGCCACGACATTCTGGGAGGCCGCAAGCCGGAACCAGGCAAAGGCTTCCGGCAGATCTTTCTTTACGCCAGGCACACCTTTTTCAAAAATAACACCAAGATTATATTGTGCATCCAGATGGCCTTCCGCACCTTCTTTGGACCAAAGAGAAACAGCCGTTCCGAAATCTTCTTGCTGGTATGCGGCAAGCCCTTTTTCAAAACTTGCATGGGCGGTATTCCCCATAAGTACCAGTGCCCCTAACATCAACCCGAAACGCTTCATCTTGCCTGCCAATTCCCAGAATTCTTCTCAAAGGTGCCTTTGAACACCAATCCGCCCAATTCATTCATCAATAGCGATTTTAACGGCCTTTATAAAGAAAAAATAAGGCAGAAATGCAGACAGCCGCCTAAAAAGGCGGCTGTTCAACAAACCCTGTTCCAGCAGTGCTTAAGCAGCGGCTCTGCGATGAACAATATTCTCATAGTCAGCAATCAAAGTCTGACACACCGCCCCTGGAGTAAATGTGTAATCATCAATGCACTGTACAGGTGTTACCTCTGCGGCTGTGCCGGTCAGGAAACACTCATCGAAATCAGCCATTTCCTCTGGTTTGATTGCACGTTCCACAACTTCATACCCACGCGCTTTTGCCAGATCAATAACAGTGCGGCGCGTAATACCGTCCAGGAAGCAGTCTGGTGTTGGCGTATAAAGAGTCGTCCCTTTTGCGAAGAAGATATTCGCACCTGTTGCTTCGGCAACCAACCCACGATAATCCAGCATTACCGCATCATCATAACCTTCTCTTTCCGCAGCATGTTTGCTGAGCGTGCAGATCATATAAAGGCCAGCAGCTTTTGATTCCGTTGGAATGGTTTCAGGGGAAGGACGTTTCCACTTTGAAAGTTGCAGATGAATACCTTTCATGCGGGCTTCTGGATCG carries:
- a CDS encoding SDR family oxidoreductase, whose translation is MSGDTKNALITGAGKRIGRAIALRLAKDGWNIAIHYRNSQNEADALRSEVEALGSKAVAIQADLEDASQTRRLFEQAVTQFKTVHCLINNASLFEPDAISNVTDDSFHQHINANLYAPLILTREMAKQRNKQPELKGNIVNIVDQRVLNLRPDFVSYTLSKSALWTLTQTSAMDLAPHIRVNAIGPGPTLPNSRQSQELFEKQLQGIPLQKGPCPDEIAEGVLFLINSNSITGEFIAMDGGQHLPTSTAVEEF
- a CDS encoding dihydroneopterin aldolase, whose product is MTTSDMTNVTPLPGAEEAVATHLIFITDLVIDMSIGVYDHEKTITQPVRFNIEVTARDNIGPLDDNYENVLCYEAIANAIKSLAIQEHINLVETLAEKVADICLKADQAVQAIVKVEKLAAIKEAASVGVQITRTKG
- the mobB gene encoding molybdopterin-guanine dinucleotide biosynthesis protein B, producing the protein MKIVGISGWSGNGKTTLLVQVIPALIARGYTVSSVKHAHHNFDVDTPGKDSYRHREAGAKEVMVASAARWALMHENREEDEPGIYDLIKHMTPVDILLVEGFKREDFPKIEVWRDEGRGEPLHRNDKTVVAVATNDKNLQTSLPVLDLEDAESIADFIVEIFLKEDVTR
- a CDS encoding calcium/sodium antiporter codes for the protein MMYLQVAAGLVILLVCGELLVRGSVALAERFNISKLVIGFTIVAFGTSAPELVVCIQAALDGASGISIGNVVGSNIANILLVLGAPALIYPLTYDERSAFRDSLIVAGGAALFTAFAWLGVIAFWQGFILTATLALVIYAAYRRARTEGDDAADEALEEYEENMPKTVWVSTLFIIIGLLGLTAGARLLVHGAVDIATEAGVPEEIIGLTLVALGTSLPELATSLIAAFRHHGDVAIGNVLGSNLFNITGIIGITAMIQPMEAPAQILNFDLMIMLAASVLLIFLFYVKQPIGRVMGALFLAAYVGYIASQFLGMSGVHSMAMLAS
- a CDS encoding molybdenum cofactor biosynthesis protein MoaE, with the translated sequence MIIVQEAPFDTGEQIRNISEGKTDIGAIVSFTGLVRDFNEGKGVGALTLEHYPGMTEKQLEKIEAEARSRWELNDCLVIHRYGRMEVSEPIVLVITTSAHRKDAFAAAEFLMDWLKTQAPFWKLEEGDDGNSSWVEERQSDVDAAQKWDQAD
- the moaD gene encoding molybdopterin converting factor subunit 1, yielding MKILYFAWLRSSLGKSEETITLPEEVTHLNDLVDWLKKRGPEFEKAFSDMSTVRIALNQEYVTDNPVLNGDEEIAFFPPVTGG
- the pgsA gene encoding CDP-diacylglycerol--glycerol-3-phosphate 3-phosphatidyltransferase, giving the protein MLFRLPNLLTLSRIAVIPLLLASFYLPGDASSWVPLGLFIAAGITDFFDGYLARRNKQTSNLGRFLDPVADKLLVSAAILFLVGVDRIQGWSLIPAVIILCREIMVSGLREYLAELRVGMPVSRLAKWKTAAQIFSLCFLLGGPAVQESFDAMLVGHVLLWLAGILTMWTGYDYLRLGLQHMMKEDG
- the glp gene encoding gephyrin-like molybdotransferase Glp, which encodes MTRFPNDCFSAPDEMITVEEARSLIQISIKTIVDEETILLPNACGRILSSDIQSPVTLPPKDNSAVDGYAFNFSDYENAPAASLKVMGRSAAGVPFDGDYEKESCVKIFTGALLPEGYDSVAMIEDVIETAQGVVLPSGLALGCNRRRAGEDVKTGDMVLKAGTRIRPQEIARLASLGFNEIPVFAKLKVGLFSNGDELNDPGEDLPFGGIYDSNRYLLKALFEKFGCEIVDYGIVKDQLPLIRGALRKASEECDMVISSAGVSMGDEDHVKQAVEELGTLDFWRVAIKPGRPIALGTINNTVFLGLPGNPVAAMVCAMQFGTAIAAHLSGHKSFNGLTPLLVPAAFSMKKKPGRREWLRGKYTLDKQTGPRVEKYYSTGSGLISSLSWSNGLIEICEDVTEIKEGDLIRFLPYGGLFE
- the uvrC gene encoding excinuclease ABC subunit UvrC, giving the protein MTESTQEKQESPFQRGAGVITKFLKTLPPAPGVYRMIDENEQILYVGKAKNLRNRVSSYTKPTGQSTRIMRMVSLTHAMEFVRTHTEVEALLLEANLIKKLKPRYNIILRDDKSFPYILITSDHKWPQITKHRGKRNKKGEYFGPFASAGAVNETLATFQRLFPLRSCSDSDFETRTRPCLQYQIKRCSAPCVDRITEDDYQAVVQEARDFLSGKSHVIQQALADKMHKASDELDFEQAAIYRDRLKAMAHIQSKQTINLTDTVEVDVIAAHQEGGQTCVQVFFIRSGQNLGNRAHYPSHNKDMSPDEVLSAFIGQFYDSRPAPKQIWVSHIPEESDLLSEALSISAGHKVQLMKPQRGDKKEMLDHAIMNAKGALQRKMAENASQLRQLKAVGELFEMEKMPERIEVYDNSHISGTHQVGAMIVATKEGFEKKGYRKFNIKDKDLAPGDDYGMMREVLTRRFSRLKKEDPNKIGEGSGSRELWPDLVLIDGGAGQLSAAVETFQKLEIDDVTLVGIAKGPDRNAGRERFFLPGKPAFSMPEKDPTLYFLQRLRDEVHHFAITSHRARRSQAIGKSPLDDIEGIGGKRKKALLNRFGSAKGVAGAALADLEQVEGISERLARVIFDHFHEER
- a CDS encoding TraB/GumN family protein, giving the protein MRQKFGLWLPVFLITIFFMLSAQVALAKEPDACPDLAYGKGRLFEVRKDNLPASYIFGTMHTNDPRVLQMPGIIMQAFQVSRVISVEVSIRDKKMREAMSLMFLPHGDQLQNIIGKPKFDRLAVMARDYDIPKQNLDRMKPWAAATIFSQPPERVRANIVLDQEIEKMGFNRGKKIVPLETMLEQMGLFNSLSPEQQIEFLDSAINNYSGLQGEISRITDMYLKGDTGPLLCHIRTTMTEYSADLRSFTLDLLITARNHVMKDRMQPLFKEGAFIAIGAAHLPGQEGVLNLLHQEGYRVKRLF